agggactgggagactagtcaggaaagttgaacggagcgaagtacagagagaacctagatgataacctgctccagagatctcaggacctcagactggggacaacaacccaaagcacacagcccagacaatgcaggagtggcttcggaaacaagtttctgaatgtccttgagtggcccagccagagcctggactgaacacgatcgaacatctctggagagacctgaaaatagctgtgcagcaacctgacagagattgagaggatctgcagagcagaatgggagaaactctccaaatacaggtgtgccaagcttgacaCGTCATGCCCAAGACGACTCTGATGTAAtagctgcaaaaggtgcttcaacaaagtactgagtaaaggctctgaatacttgtgtaaatgttttattttgactaAATATTcaaatttctaaaaacttgtgtttgctttgtcattatgagataATGTGTGTGGATTTTGTTTTCTTTTCCTCAtcaatcaattttagagtaaggctgtaacctaacagtggaaaaagtcaaggggtctgaatactttccatagGCGCTGTATATCCCAGTGAGCAAAACTGGTTCAAAAGACATTAACACCGCAAAACTGttagaaaatacatttttaaccAGTTATGCCCACTAGGATGTGATATAACAAATCACTATTATGGTACAAGTATGGCAATATTGGGCATGTTATAAAGTTTTATAAGAAAATGACTTGATTGTTGTGATGCAATTAGACTACTATACTCAGGATTCTCCAAACTTTTCCAAgtgagctactgtcctgtaggttttcgctccaactaTAGTCAAGCACagctgattctaataattagttggctgattaactgaatcaggttagttacaactggggttggattgaaaacctacAGGTCTTTCAGTCAACAATGGATTTAAACCAATGAAGCTCATGGATATGGTCATGTGATGTGGAGAGAAACCTATCCCATTGGGCAGTAGCGTCATCAATCAAACAATCATCGACAGGTCCGTCTGCCCTGCTCAAAATTAACGATTTATAATCTATTGATTGTGCTCGGGCATTTGAAATCAATCAAGTCAGGCTAGTTTTCTACTGCTCCTCCCAATGGAAGCCCCCATTGACAACGGGAGGATCAATTGAtcgtgtgtactgtatgtgtgtgtgtgtgagagagaaggtgtgtttgtgtttccagGAGGTTGGGGTTGAAGAGGGGCCTTCAGATGGAGATGGGACACATGATGATCTTGTCTTCCAGCATGACGCTGGTTACCAGGAAGAAGATGTACAGTAAAAACATGAGGCCTCCCAGCACCTTGCTCATCTTCCACTTGCAGGAGGCGATGGAGATGATGACGAAGAGCAACATGAGGAAGAGGAGCACGATGGCGCAGAACAGGCCGTTGCTGCTCACCTGCACCGCCTTGGAAGTCATTGACCAGGCCGTAGATGAGCCAAGGGAACGGCAGGCTGGAAGGATAGACGGAGAAACAGAGGAATCACATGTACTGTCTAGAGTTGACTATATGGTGTTATAGTGAAGTTTGCTTAGAAAGACAGAGCGAGAAGCCAGGAGTTAGACTTGAAGGAGAGACTGTGAGTCACTGTAggatgtaatataatatatactgccgtcagaaaatattcacaccgcTGGACTTTTTCCgccttttgttgtgttacaaggtgggattaaaattgattgtcattttttgtcaaaAAATTACACAAAATAAtctcatgtcaaagtggaagaaaaattctcaacgtttataaaaaaaaaaaaattacaaaaaatTAAAAAAAGATAAGAACACATCTTGATTgcgtaagtattcaaccccctgagtcaagttacatttggcagtgattacagctgtgattctTTCTAGGTAAGTCACCTTAAAAGCATTGCAGACctgaattgtacaatatttgcactttTATTCTCTAAGAAAATTCTTCATGCTCTGTCAacttgattgttgatcattgctagatagccattttcacgtcttgccatatatttttttaattatttaaGCTAACTTTAACTAggctactcaggaacattcaatgtcatcttggtaatcAACTAGTGtattctgctgaaaggtgaatttgtctcccagtgtctgttgaaaagcagagaaccaggttttcttctaggattttgcctgttttTATCTctattatttttttcattttatcCCCCAAAAAACtctctagtccttgccgatgacaagcatacacataacatgatgcagtcaccatcgtgcttggaaatatgaagagtggtactcagggaTGTTTTGGATTTGGCCGAACATAACGCTTTGTTTTCAGCACATGTTATTAATAGCCCACCCAAAAAACGAGCTTTTTGTTTGTAATGAATTTGTAAGTATTTCTTAAAACATAATTACAATTTGACATTATGGTATATTGTGGGTAGGCAACTGATTTAAAATCTCAATATAATCTGGGTACCAGTCTCTGGTTTACCACTAACTGTAATCCATgcagggccggctctagccttttgggggtcCTAGACGAGATTTTGTTGGTGgtggcaaaacattttagtggtcCCCCCCCTCTTGACGGTTGAGAGAGAATTTACATTTCCTACAGTTCTATACATTTTGCAatggggtggagagaaaatgGTGCAGCTTTATAAAAATGAATGCATATGACACCATGCCAAATTACAATTATTTTGTTTTCTTTTCATTTATGAGTACATCATACAGCATTTCACAAACAAATTGCAAGCAAAATACACTACGGAAGTTAACAACCAACCCAACAAGAATCTCAAAGCAACTCAAATCAATGTCATACTACGTTCAAAAAACATTAAGACAAAATTAAAAAGTTGTGAGAAAAACAATCAAAATCGCCTACAAAttaatgtcatatatatatatatattgcgtgCACAATTATTAGACTAATTGTATTCCTCAGGATTCATTTTATTGTTGAACAAACGCCACGCTCTCAgtcaatcaaatgttattgaaCCTCAAACCTGAATGTTTAACAAAGGAAAAGTGAGTTGTCTTTCTCAGGGGAATATATAAGTGTGCAGAATTATTAAATTACAAAAATAATTTCTCCCAACTTGTTAATTCTCTGTTTTTAGAGTAAGGGTAACATAACACACAACGACAAATAACATTTTTGGCCTTTCAGTGACCAATATAACTAGCCTTCTTTTCAATAACTGTCATGAGCCTTCCATCCATGGAGTCTGTCAGTTTCTTGATCTGTTCACGATCAACTTCACTGAAGCAGAAACCACAGCCTCCCAAATGCTGTTCAAAGAGGTGTATTCTCTTCCCTCACTGTAAATCTCACATTTGAGAAGGCCCCACAAGTTCTCAATAGGATTTAAGTCAGGTGAGGAAGGGGGCCAGGTCATTATTCTGGCATCTTTGAGGCCCTTGCTGGCTAGCCAAGCAGTTGAGTACTTGGATGCAGGTGATGGAGCATTGTCCTGCATAAAGATCATGGCCTTCTTGAATGCTGAGGACTTCTTCCTGTACCACTGCTTGAAGAAAGAATCTTCCAGAAACCGGCAGCAGGTTTGGGAGTTGAGTTTCAGTCCATCTTCAACCCAAAAaggtccaactacctcatccttaATGATGGCAGCCCATACCAGTACCCCTCCTCCACCTTGTTGGTGCCTGACTCGAAGTGGCACCCTGTGTCCATTACTGGTCCAGCCACGTGCCCATCCACCTGGTCCATCAACAGTCACTCATTTAATCTGACCCTAAAACCTGTCTTCAGGTATTTCTTTGCCCAATCTTGACGCTTCAACTTGTGAATCTTAttcagtggtggtggtgtttCAGCCTTCTTGACCGTGGCCATGTCTCTGAGCACTTGACACCTTGTACTTCTGGACACTCCAGGTAGGTTGCAGTTCTGGAATATGGTGGCAACTGGAGGAGAGTGGGTTCGTGTTAGCTTGACGTTTAATTATTCTCAAGTCTTTTTCAGTTAATTTGCACCTTTTCTCCTCCATGCGTTTTTTTGCGCCCCAGTTGACTATTCGCAAACGAACCGTTTGATTGTCCGGTGGTCATTCCTTCAATAGTTTAGCTATTTCAAGAATGTTGCATCTGTCTGAATGGCATTTTACAATTTTGGACTTTTCAGTGTCAGTTACATCTCTTTTTTTTTGGCCCATTTTACCTGAGGTAATGAAGCTGCCTAATAATTATGCACACCTTTTGATAAacacagcaaaaaaagaaatgtcccttttttcaggaccctgtctgtcaaagataattcgtaacaatcaaaataacttcacatatCTTCATTGTAAGGGTTTAAACATTGTAAAgggtgccttaggcatgctgcaaggaggcacggggactgcagatgtggccagggcaataaattacaaagtccgtactgtgagacgcttaagacagcgttacagggagacaggacagacagctgatcgtcctcgcagtggcagaccacgtgtaacaacacctgcacaggatcggttcATCTgagcatcacacctgcgggacaggtacaggatggcaacaacaactgcctgagttacaccaggaacccacaatccctccttcagtgctcagactgaacttgcaggtgccttcgtggaagagttgggtaacatctcacagcaagaactggcaaatctggtgcagtccatgaggaggggatgcactgcagtacttaatgcagctggtggccacaccagatcccccccacacacacacattattcaatttctgttagtcatgtctgtggaacatgttcagtttgtctcagttgttgaatcttgttatgttcatacacatgttaagtttgctgaaaataaacgcagttgacagtgaggactgccttttttttgctgagtttataaggtGTTATTCACTTTCGCCACATCCTCCCTCATTACACAAATATAATTCAATCCAATAAGCATTCAAGTTTATATAGTTTGGGAGTTGGAAAATGTGCATTGAAATAATATCAGAATACTCACTTGCCTAAATTGTGCATGCAGTGTATATACTAATATATATCTatacacacactgactgtattTGTCAACACTACCTGTAAAACTAAAACTACCTCGATCTGACAACCTGTAAAAAAACACCTCAACTTGAGCTACGTGCCTGAAAGTGAGTAAATACTCCAGAGAAAGTATTGAGGATTGTCAATAAGCTTCAAGGTCATTTAGCCTAATCTTTGGCACAGGTTTAGGTTTGTCTGATAGTCTAGAATAAAATAGCCTGAGTGCCCGTCTGTTTCTGCTCTCTAGTTAACTCTTTTTGGAATTGTAATGCCAAATATGTTTGGAATGACAAGGAGCTGGCAAACGAGTaaaaacagactggcactcaggcttcAAGAATGCAACTCTTTGTTTAGAACAGATCTGAGCCAGATTAGAGTTTGAGCACATTCTAGAGTTTAGAATGTATCTCTGTGACTTTAGAACACATTCTGGAGTTCAGAATGTATCTCTGTGACTTTAGAACACATTCTAGAGTTTAGAATGTATCTCTGTGGATGCGGTCTTGTTCCATCTGAGACTTGGCCTTCTTCTTGAGCAGCAGGATGAGTTCCGAAAACTCCCTCACAGCCCCAAGGCCTGCAACATTGTGGCAGGAGTATTTAGCAGCATTGATTGCCACCACTGGGGCATCCCGGGGTACTGCACTCAGCCCAGCCAGGTTCAGACAGTCAACATCTGGTGCATCGTTACCTGTAGGAGGGATGGAATGGAGGGGTGAGATGAGTTTGTTTATCTATTAAAGTGTCCATAAGGTGGTTCTGGAAGTATTCGTAGGATGATTAGTATGTTGCAAAAACACAACATGGATAAAATATGCAAAAACATTACATGATTTAAGGAAATCATAGAAATAGATTTTTGTTATGAATAGTTTCCAATTTTGGGTTTAGGGAAATCTTAAAAATGAATTAGTGAAatcatacactgaacaaaaaataaatgcaacaattGAGGCTACTGTTCATATAAggcaatcagtcaattgaaataaagacAGAGATTTGTCCGTGAAGAGCATGCTTCTCCAGCGTTCCAGTGgacattgaaggtgagcatttgcccactgaagtaggTTTCGGCGCCAAACCGCAGTCAGgtaaagaccctggtgaggatgacgagcaagcagataagcttccctgagacggtttctgacaattTGTGCAAAAATaattttggttgtgcaaacccacagtttcatcagctgtccgggaggCTGTTCTTAGATGATCCcgaaggtgaagaagctggatgtggaggtcttgggctggcGTGGTGACACGTGGTCTGCGTTTGTGAGGACGGTTGGATGTGCTAgatgaggcggcttatggtagagaaatgaacattcaattctctggcaacatctctggtggacattcctgcagtcagcatgccaattgcacgctcccacaAAACCTGAGAAAACTTGTTACAAAACGGCAcatagagtggccttttattatccccaagacaaggtgcacctgtgtaacaatcatgctgtttaaatcaggttcttgatataccacacatgtcaggtggatggactatattggcaaaggagaaatgctcactaacagggatgtaaacaaatttatgcacaacattttagagaaataaacattttgtacatatggaaaatatctgggatcttttatttcagctcatgtttcatgggaccaacactttacatgttaggtttatatttctgttcagtatagaAATTGATTCATTTTAAATTGAATCTCAATTTCTCCAGGACTTGACAGCTGACATCACCCTTCTCACATTGCCCATAAATATCAATTGACTGACAGTGACATGAACTCAGAACAATGCCATTAGTTTTCTGCAGTGGTAGCCTAACCTACACGCAGAAGGAAAATAGAGAGCCACTTTACAAATGATCACTAAACAAGTAAATGtaatagtaatattagtagtagtagtcagtTAAGTGAAAAGAATAGTGAGTATACCCATATAGGCGACTTCCTTCCAGCCCAGATCCCTGTCGTCCATCATGGCTTTGGCCTCGCCCTGGATGTCCTTGCCCAGCTGTCTGACCTCGCAGCCCGTTCTCTGGGACAGCTTGTCAGCCAAGGCCTTGGTCAGGTCCTCATTGGACGAGATCAGGATCACCTGGAGGAGACAGCATAAAACACTTGATTTATTGTCTAAGTGTTCTATGCAAGCTCTGATTTGTGCtttttttttagggggggggggggtctcggGGTCTCAACTtcctgttgagagttagaataatagaatacacaaggtacaatttcaaaatttggttgggcatcagcagtcactcaattagcccaagTCAGTCATTTATTTTAATGTTAAAGATCGTTAAGTTAGTTTAGCAGCCAGCTTTCTAAACTTGTGGTGAGCATGGTCCAACTACCGACCGGGGTGGGCCGATGGCTCATCAGTTATCATTAAAAACAGCAAACATTTGCCTCCACCctattgcaaaatgtgtagaattgaagGAAATTTGCTGTAAAACTGAAAAAatgtattattgacctctgcctgaccccgagactgcctgtcgttctgtacctttttagactctgatctggattactgacctctgcctgcccttgacctgtcgttttgcctgccccctgttctacTAATAAACggtgttacttcgacactgtctgcatctgggtctcctCCTGAAACATGATACACATGACAGCTAGAGTAAATAGTagcctgtgtgtgtttaatggGTGGTGCTTTCAGTGAGGAGCTGTGGCTTATCTAGACGTACCAGGGGCAGACAGTAACTTGGCTACTGTGCTGGACTCGGGTATCTAACAGgggtttcttttttttctatagCATGGCTTTTAAAGGAAATTATATGTTTGTGACTTATATTTATCTAATATATAcacagtgcacaaaacattaagaacacacttcctaatattgagttgctaaTATCAATTCATTGGGCATGGACCctataaggtgtcgaaagcgttccacagggatgctggcccatgttgactcccacagttgtgtcaagttggctggatgtcctttgggtggtggaccattcctgatacacacgggaaactgttgagtgtgaaaaacccagcagcgttgcagttcttggcacaaaccggtgtacctggcacctactaccataccccatgcaaaggcacttcaatctctgaatggcacacattcaccctctgaatggcacacatccgcaatccatgtctcagttgtctcaaggcttaaaaatccttctttaacctgtctcctccccttcatctacactgaatgaagtggatttaacaagtgacatcattaAGGGATCATATTTCACCCAGTGagtttgtcatggaaagagcaggtattcttcatgttttgtacacaaAGTGTATATCTATATTGTAAGCATTTGTATCTGTCGTGTGAATGTTGCCATTTTTTGTTTACTATATATCTTTATCTTATCTGACTTGCCACAACTGAAGTGTCTTCTGGAAAAATAGAGTCATTATACTCTAATACTATTTCAGAAGGTCCGGTCACACAAATTTCCAAGATGGCAAAGGTTCGGATGGATATTGTCATTTATCAGCATATTAACAAACCTCTACCTCGCAACCCCAAACTGTTCGCACCCCTCCTGTTggcagagagaaaaatgtgcCGTTTTAAAACTCTTtgcctgcaattctacacatgttCCATGTCTTATGTGTGTTCAGATCATAGCATGAGTCAAATCCTGACAAAATGTCCCCCTCCCCCCAAACTGTATTTATATTcatataattattattttaaaaactcGGTCAGAATCCGCAGTCTGTACTGACCCCGTTCTGGGTCCAGATCACAGTCCGCCTATTTTGtatctatttaactaggcaagtcagttaagaacaaattcttatttacaatgacggcctaccggggaacagtgggttaactgccttgttcagggacagagcaccacatttttaccttgtcagctcggggattcgatccagcaacctttcggttaaccactaggctccctgccgcccCTGTTGAGTATGGATGACCTGTAACTTCACTATCAAAACAATGAATTGTCTCCTCTTCTTCGTATGTAATTGGGAAATTTAAGATGACTAAAGTTCATCTTTAGTTTAGAGTGATCAACACAATGTTTAGCATATTTTGAGTTCCTGTAATACACATGATTTCCAGTGTTCTGTTTGTGACACTCAAGGTgcaggttgatggtcactagacttgATAGTGAATGTTATGGATTATTCTCATATCTGTTGATAGTGGTTGACGCCAGACTGGATGTACAAGGACACACTgattattcactgttgtattgtactGATGACATCCTGTGAACACTGATTCTGTATCAGCTGACAGTCGCTGCCTTTTTGTTTTGTCTTCCTACAAGCCTCTCTGGTGTTGGTGTTTACTGAACATgtggtgctgtctgattaggatagAAAGGCCCCGTCTCCAAGAGGTCAGTTAGACGTTTTCTCTGCTTCTGGGCTGGATGGTGTCGCTCTGTTGCAACTTGTAATAAAACCGATATATTTTTGATTGACTTTACCAACGCTCTCCTTTTTGTTCACCTGGAAATTCCTATTACAACATAGACAACACATGTATTTGTGGGAGCAGTAATCGCATGATTGGGATTCTCTTTcaactgtaaaaaaaataaaaaataaaataaagtaaagcCTGTCTGTCACTATTTGCTGTTACCACATGTGATCTTTCAAATTCCAACGACGAATCGACGTCGATCTTCCATCATCCGTATTCATCACGTTATCTTTGCACCgtatctcctttccctctctggtGTATGTCCtatatgttctatatgttctatatCTACAGTTGACGTACCTCCACGCCCTCTCCCTGCAGCATGCGGATACCCGTGGTATCTCTGGTGTTGACAGAGACCATCTCCTcgccagagacagagatgaggacGCGGCCGTCAGTCAGACAGCCGGAGACGTTACACAGCAGCAGACGCACCGCCTCAGGCTTGTCCAGGCCAAAGTAACCAAACCTGGAGAGGAACAAATCAAATACAATTGTATCAAaaaatcttattggtcacatgcttCGTAGACAACTGGCGTTGACTAAAGGTGAAATGCTCACTTTTACAGgccattcccaacaatgcagagagagagagagagaaaaaaagtaaaAATGAACTCAAGTAAtacatacacaatgagtaatgataacttggctaccagtaccgagtcaatgtgcagggatacaaggtagttgaggtagatatgtacatataggtaaggataaagtgactaggacAACGGGCGAGATAAACAtcatgtgatgagtcaaaagagattATTACAAAAATGGTCATTGCAGATATTCCaagtagctattggttaactatttaactaactatttagcagtcttatatcTTGGGGTTCCTGTtgtttccagacttggtgcatcggtaccacttgcagtgcagtagcagagagaatgatttaggtggctggagtctttgacaatttttagggccttcctctgaccccGACTGGTATAAACTTCcttgatggcagggagctcggacctagtgatgtactgggtcattCGCACTACCCTTCGTAGCGACTTGCGGTCGAATGCCAAGCAGTTGTCGTACCAGAACACACAGGGAAATGCATTTGTATAATGACTCCTCTGTGTTACATCAATGTTTATTGTGTTGCCtcttgtaccatcatctttgaaatgcaatagaaaggccataatgtattattccagccaagGTGAAATTTaggttttggccactagatggcagcagtgtatgtgcaaagttttagactgatccaaatgaaccattgcatttctgttcaaactgTTGTATcatgactgcccaaatgtgcctaatttgtttattaataacttttcatgttcaaaattgtgcactctcctcaaacaataacatggtattctttcactgtaatagctactgtgaattggacagtgtagttagattaacaagaattgaagctttctgacaatatcagatatgtctacaACCTTATGCTAATtccattagcctacgttagctcaaccgtcctgtggaagggacaccgattaAGTTTGTTCaagtaaacacagagagagagagagagagagagagagagagagagaatgtgaatcTCTTCAGACTACCTCAGTACTCTCTGTTCTGCCACGGGCCAATCGATATCCACATCAATATCCACACTGTACTCTGGCAGCATCTCATAGTAAGCCAACTTTCCCCCCTGAGAAAGACAATGCAAGAGAAAGGGGATTTCAATTATCATTTGAAACAATGGCAGTTGACAATAGAATATCTAGAATTATAGATCAGTAAGTCGATTTCTCAGTGTGTCTTTTGTCTCTGGTCAAGCTCACATCCACTGAATGACCAAACATTATTGATCACCTGAGGAAAATAGGGTTCACCTCCAGCAGCAGACATGCACATCAGGACCACTGTTCATAAAGCGTCTCAggataggagtgctgatctagaatcaggtccTCCCTGCCCATACAATCTCATTAATAATGATAGAAAAgggaaaactgatcctagatcagcaatccTATCCTGAAACACTTTGTGACTATGGGCCCCGATGGGGTATAGTGCCAGTTACCTGCAGGCCTTTCTCTATTGTCGTTCTGGTATGAATGTAGAAAGATCCGTTCTCACAcagctctccatcccagtcctgTCTCCGGGGCCTGTTAGACGGGTCAAGGTTCAGTGGCTTGGTGGCTACACTACCTGAAGAGGAGAGAGCAAAATAATCAATATCAGTTAATAGGTTCTAACTAGGGTTAATACTAtgattaagcttgaggccctgggtctgaatcccgccctgtgcaactgggtcctggacttcctgactggccttccccaggtgttgaaggtaggaaacaacacctccacttccctgatcctcaacacaggggccccacaagggtgcgtgctcagcccccgtATTtactcctgttcacccatgactgcgtggccaagcctcca
The genomic region above belongs to Oncorhynchus nerka isolate Pitt River linkage group LG18, Oner_Uvic_2.0, whole genome shotgun sequence and contains:
- the cmasa gene encoding N-acylneuraminate cytidylyltransferase; its protein translation is MAAARKRTLSGFEDVIDGKTTIFKDSGEKIHVAALILARGGSKGIPLKNIKVLAGVPLIGWVLRAAVDSKQFDSVWVSTDHDNIEKVAKAWGAQVHRRSPEVSKDSSSSLDTIQEFARLNPEVNVICHIQATSPCLHPFHLKEALELITNQGFTSVFAVARQHHFRWQEVKKGGSVATKPLNLDPSNRPRRQDWDGELCENGSFYIHTRTTIEKGLQGGKLAYYEMLPEYSVDIDVDIDWPVAEQRVLRFGYFGLDKPEAVRLLLCNVSGCLTDGRVLISVSGEEMVSVNTRDTTGIRMLQGEGVEVILISSNEDLTKALADKLSQRTGCEVRQLGKDIQGEAKAMMDDRDLGWKEVAYMGNDAPDVDCLNLAGLSAVPRDAPVVAINAAKYSCHNVAGLGAVREFSELILLLKKKAKSQMEQDRIHRDTF